From Acidicapsa acidisoli, the proteins below share one genomic window:
- a CDS encoding ABC transporter permease: MIALRTRQILQISIRNFLRFRLQAALIVIASMTGTAGVLVSAGYAASGRQKILDQFTRLGANVLVLTPQQSRSVGGRARTGALITTLIPADRKAIELSVSSLASSSPTVSAVLRIRVGDLTKNTTIVGCEPVYFTIKHWTAGSGEIFDVNADRRQSRVALLGWTVARDLFGAADPTGEFISINRVPFHVAGVMRERGQGLDASNEDEQIYVPLGTAMHRLENLDYYASILFEVDDSSHMDAAATQITEVMEQRHRRLASGEPDYQIQNRKSLIDTQLASFARLTFLIRWVASSALAVSMLGVFAVTWIGVRNRTREVGTRRALGATRADILFQFFAEGSFGAVLGCSAGVASGYLALRYLDLRAGQPFLLSTTDALLEAAVSMAFFAMFTLASAIRGIRIEPVRALRTE; encoded by the coding sequence TTGATCGCTCTCCGCACCCGCCAGATCCTGCAGATCTCGATTCGAAACTTCTTGCGGTTTCGCCTCCAGGCCGCACTCATTGTGATCGCATCCATGACAGGAACCGCTGGGGTGCTCGTCTCCGCCGGCTATGCAGCCAGCGGACGACAGAAGATACTCGACCAGTTCACCCGCCTGGGAGCGAATGTCCTCGTCTTAACGCCGCAGCAGAGCCGCTCCGTCGGCGGACGCGCTCGAACCGGAGCCCTGATCACCACGCTCATCCCCGCCGACCGGAAGGCCATCGAGCTATCGGTCTCCAGTCTCGCGTCGTCGTCGCCGACTGTTTCCGCGGTTCTCCGCATCCGAGTCGGCGACCTGACAAAGAACACCACTATAGTGGGCTGCGAACCGGTTTACTTCACCATCAAGCATTGGACGGCCGGCTCCGGCGAGATCTTTGACGTCAATGCGGACCGGCGTCAGTCCCGCGTTGCCCTGCTTGGCTGGACAGTTGCACGCGATCTCTTTGGAGCTGCCGATCCTACCGGAGAGTTCATCTCAATCAACCGTGTGCCCTTTCACGTGGCTGGGGTGATGCGTGAACGAGGCCAGGGGCTCGACGCCTCGAACGAAGACGAGCAGATCTACGTGCCGCTCGGAACAGCCATGCACCGCCTTGAGAACCTTGACTACTACGCCTCCATCCTGTTCGAAGTCGACGACTCCTCGCACATGGACGCCGCTGCTACGCAGATCACAGAGGTGATGGAGCAGCGTCATCGCCGCCTCGCTTCCGGCGAGCCCGACTATCAGATTCAGAACCGCAAGAGCCTTATCGATACCCAACTGGCATCGTTTGCCCGGCTTACCTTTCTCATCCGCTGGGTGGCATCGAGCGCTTTGGCGGTTTCGATGCTAGGAGTTTTCGCCGTTACATGGATCGGTGTGCGAAACCGGACACGCGAAGTCGGCACACGCAGAGCCCTTGGAGCCACGCGTGCAGACATACTCTTTCAATTCTTCGCCGAGGGCTCGTTCGGAGCCGTCCTGGGTTGTAGCGCAGGCGTTGCCTCCGGTTACCTTGCCCTGCGATACCTCGACCTGCGCGCTGGACAGCCGTTTCTCTTGTCAACCACGGATGCACTTCTTGAAGCGGCCGTATCCATGGCCTTTTTCGCTATGTTCACGCTGGCATCGGCGATCCGAGGCATTCGAATCGAGCCGGTAAGGGCGCTGCGTACCGAGTGA
- a CDS encoding ABC transporter permease, whose translation MNLPLFFASILRTLRRNPWRALLMMAGVAVGIAALTILTSIGESTRRETMKRFKNMLGTFDTILIRPGSSKNRGMVSLTNVEPSLKFEDAKAIAAELPEIRQVAEVQNAFDIDVKYRDRNCTPSIFGVSSNWLELRGDQLAQGVFFSEDDVRSLARVAILGSDAQQRLFPGEDPVGKNIEIGNVPFVVRGVMVSRGAGPAGGSLDNLIFIPVTTASKRLFNRDFLTMMIAQLKDPTQGQEAIDHLATLLRSRHHIAPGALDDFNLSNPRAVMDQVTAMGSTFEKLLSIVAVLATGIGGIVIMSITLIGVSERRKEIGVRRAVGASRPAILAQFLFEAVLLALGGGMTGVATGVGGTQIISRLQHLPFLIQPGAMLLAITLSIALGLVFGVYPALKAAGTNPIDALRE comes from the coding sequence ATGAATCTGCCGCTGTTTTTCGCTTCGATTCTGCGCACATTGCGGCGTAATCCATGGCGCGCTCTGTTGATGATGGCAGGGGTGGCCGTCGGCATCGCGGCGTTGACGATCCTCACCTCGATCGGCGAAAGCACCCGCCGGGAGACCATGAAGCGCTTCAAGAACATGCTCGGAACCTTCGATACAATCCTTATCCGCCCCGGTTCCAGCAAGAATCGCGGCATGGTTTCGTTGACCAATGTGGAGCCCAGCCTCAAATTCGAAGACGCCAAAGCGATTGCAGCGGAACTGCCGGAAATCCGTCAGGTTGCGGAGGTTCAGAATGCGTTCGACATCGACGTCAAATACCGCGACCGCAACTGCACTCCTTCCATCTTCGGCGTCTCCTCGAACTGGCTCGAACTGCGCGGAGACCAGTTGGCGCAAGGCGTGTTCTTCTCCGAAGATGACGTCCGGTCCCTTGCCCGCGTCGCCATCCTTGGTTCCGACGCGCAACAGCGGCTTTTCCCAGGCGAGGACCCCGTCGGCAAGAACATCGAGATCGGCAATGTCCCCTTTGTGGTGCGCGGCGTGATGGTTTCGCGCGGAGCCGGGCCCGCGGGCGGCAGTCTCGACAACCTGATTTTCATTCCCGTAACTACTGCTTCCAAACGCCTCTTCAACCGCGATTTTCTGACGATGATGATCGCGCAGTTGAAAGATCCGACCCAGGGACAGGAAGCTATCGACCATCTGGCAACCCTGCTCCGCTCGCGTCACCATATCGCCCCCGGGGCGTTGGACGACTTCAACCTCTCCAACCCTCGCGCCGTTATGGATCAGGTCACCGCGATGGGCTCAACCTTTGAGAAGCTCCTGAGCATCGTGGCGGTTCTGGCAACCGGCATCGGCGGCATCGTAATCATGAGCATCACGCTGATAGGTGTTTCCGAGCGGCGCAAGGAGATCGGCGTTCGTAGGGCCGTGGGCGCCAGTAGGCCAGCGATCCTGGCCCAGTTCCTCTTCGAAGCTGTGCTGCTGGCTCTTGGCGGCGGGATGACTGGCGTAGCTACCGGAGTAGGTGGCACACAGATCATCTCGCGGCTCCAACATCTCCCGTTCCTGATCCAACCCGGCGCAATGTTGCTCGCCATCACGCTCTCCATCGCGCTTGGCCTCGTCTTTGGCGTGTACCCGGCCTTGAAGGCCGCTGGAACCAACCCTATCGACGCATTGCGAGAGTGA
- a CDS encoding ABC transporter ATP-binding protein produces the protein MIHLQNVSRTYSRDGVPITALRDASFEIQRGDFVVIRGVSGSGKSTLLNILGCLDLPSSGTYMLDGADMSHRSDAELSRIRSQKIGFVFQSFNLLPRTTAAENVELPMIYAGQRLSRVRAAAALERVGLAARQGHFATELSGGEQQRVAIARALINDPALILADEPTGNLDQNSGAEVMSILHDLNGEGRTIMLVTHDDAVAAHARRALILRDGVVEEAEVTQ, from the coding sequence ATGATCCACTTGCAAAACGTATCGAGGACCTACTCGCGAGATGGCGTCCCGATCACTGCTCTTCGTGATGCGAGCTTCGAGATACAGCGGGGAGACTTCGTTGTCATTCGAGGCGTTTCGGGTTCGGGCAAATCTACGCTTCTCAACATCTTAGGCTGCCTCGATCTACCCAGCTCCGGCACTTACATGCTCGATGGGGCGGATATGTCGCACCGCAGCGATGCCGAGCTCTCCCGTATCCGCTCGCAGAAGATCGGATTTGTTTTTCAATCCTTCAACCTGCTGCCGCGCACCACGGCCGCAGAGAACGTCGAGCTGCCGATGATTTATGCCGGCCAGCGCCTGAGCCGGGTGAGGGCTGCTGCCGCTCTGGAGCGCGTCGGATTGGCGGCTCGGCAGGGCCACTTTGCCACCGAGCTCTCCGGAGGCGAACAGCAGCGCGTAGCGATTGCGCGAGCACTGATCAATGATCCCGCGTTGATCCTGGCCGACGAGCCTACCGGCAATCTTGATCAAAACTCCGGAGCGGAGGTCATGAGCATTCTGCATGACTTGAATGGCGAGGGCCGCACGATCATGCTGGTTACGCATGACGATGCAGTTGCAGCTCATGCACGCCGCGCTTTGATCCTTCGCGATGGCGTGGTCGAAGAAGCGGAAGTGACGCAATGA
- a CDS encoding efflux RND transporter periplasmic adaptor subunit — translation MLLLILVLIGCAALAGWWVVRRTATTKTAVNSVTWISPQIRDVASMVNATGTLKLKTGAEVRVGAQLSGIVRRLNVTVGSHVREGAVIAEIDSRAVQARVDQAAAQLAQAEVSLAKANADYARSQKLVAAGLIPAQQFDDSASALNAAKASVEASQSALATARVDLAYVEIRAPISGTIASISTQQGETVAASFTTPTFVTIIHESALEVVAMVDEADIGGVRPGQTANFTVETYPNREFQGTVTRIAPVATILSGVVNYEVAVSIARDIALLRPDMTANVNIRTSEHHALMIPSQSIHTQGGRSFVYVCSASGVPEERGVTVLTRNGSESEIGRGLSPSDKVAVQTE, via the coding sequence ATGTTGCTTCTGATCCTGGTCCTGATTGGCTGCGCCGCGCTCGCCGGCTGGTGGGTCGTGCGCCGGACAGCCACTACAAAGACCGCAGTCAACAGCGTTACATGGATTAGCCCTCAGATTCGCGACGTTGCATCCATGGTCAACGCTACCGGCACACTCAAGTTGAAGACCGGCGCTGAAGTGCGCGTCGGCGCGCAGCTTTCCGGAATCGTGCGCCGCCTCAACGTCACGGTCGGATCCCATGTTCGTGAGGGCGCCGTGATCGCTGAAATCGACTCGCGAGCCGTGCAGGCCAGGGTCGACCAGGCAGCGGCCCAACTGGCCCAGGCCGAGGTCTCGTTAGCCAAGGCGAATGCCGATTATGCCCGGTCGCAAAAGCTTGTCGCAGCCGGCCTCATTCCCGCGCAGCAATTCGATGATTCCGCTTCTGCGCTCAACGCCGCAAAAGCATCTGTAGAGGCGTCTCAAAGTGCGCTCGCAACCGCTCGCGTCGATCTGGCTTACGTCGAGATCCGCGCGCCTATCTCCGGAACGATTGCGTCGATCTCAACCCAACAGGGAGAGACCGTTGCCGCCTCCTTTACGACTCCGACATTCGTGACCATCATTCATGAGTCGGCGCTCGAAGTCGTGGCCATGGTAGACGAGGCAGATATCGGCGGTGTCCGGCCAGGACAGACCGCAAATTTCACCGTGGAGACCTATCCCAATCGTGAGTTCCAAGGCACGGTCACTCGCATCGCTCCTGTTGCCACGATTCTTTCCGGCGTCGTGAATTATGAGGTCGCAGTCTCCATCGCCCGCGACATCGCTCTGCTGCGCCCAGACATGACCGCCAATGTGAATATACGCACCTCGGAGCACCATGCCCTGATGATTCCGTCCCAATCCATTCACACCCAGGGCGGTCGGTCTTTCGTGTATGTCTGCTCTGCTTCGGGCGTACCGGAGGAACGCGGTGTCACGGTGCTGACGCGGAACGGGAGCGAGTCTGAAATTGGGCGCGGTCTCTCGCCCTCCGACAAAGTTGCCGTACAAACGGAATAA